A segment of the Posidoniimonas polymericola genome:
CCTCCGGCTCTCACCCCAGCTGTACACGCTCGGGGGGGATGACGCCGTGCGTGCCGGGCGTGAACCCAGACTTTGTCGCGTTCTACGACGGCTACCAGTCTATCGACCGGGCCGAGGTCCAGGACCTGCCGCCGACCACGCACGACTGGGTCGCCAAGCAGGAGGCGGGCGAGCCGCAGCAGTTCGTCACCTCCAAGCAGTGCATGAGCTGCCACGCCGGGCTGATGGAACCATACGGGCCGACCATGTTCGTTCCCACGGGCGACGATCACGCCTACGGAGCCACGGGCCGGAACATCTCGCCTCAGGGCGAGTGGCAGTGGACGCCAATGGGTCTGGCGGGGCGCGACCCGGTGTTCCTGGCGCAGCTCGAGAGCGAGAAGGCCATGCTCGCCAGCGAGTTCGGCAAAGACCCCGACCAGGCGTCGCGGCTGTCGTGCTTGCTGGAAGACACCTGCCTGAAGTGCCACGGCGCGATGGGCCGGCACGAGTTCCACGCCTGCGGCGACCGCCAGGGCGACACGTTTGGGCTTGAGCTGTGCGAGGCTACCCACGACCCCAACTCGCCGATCGGAGAGGGCGACGCCCGCCTCGGCGCGCTCGCCCGGGACGGCATCAGCTGCATGGTCTGCCACCGGATGCAGGAGCGCCCCCAGCCGGAGGACGACGACCGCCCGTACCTGCAGTACTTCCTCGAGACCTCGGTCACCGGCAACCTGTACCTCGGCCCGCCGGACGAGTTGTACGGGCCCTTCAAGGACAACGAGATCACCGCGTACCCGATGCAGCACGCGCTCGGCATCACGCCGAAGCACAGCGGATTCCTGCAGACTTCACGGATGTGCGGCGTCTGTCACACCGTGACGCTGCCGGCGGTCGACGCGCCGCTTGGGGGGCACGCGGCCGACGAGCTGAACGCCAGCCAGGTAGTAAAGGAGTTTGCCTCGTTCCATCACCACGTCGAGCAGGCGACCTACCTCGAGTGGCTCAACAGCGGCTACGAGAACGAATTCAACACCGCCAACCCCGACGCCCAGACCTGCCAGGACTGCCACATGTCCCGCGGCCTGCACGACGAGGAGCAGGGCATCGCGATGGACTCGCTGCCGACGCGGATGGCGATCATTCAGGACGTCACCTACCCCGACGCCGAAAACCTGGCGTCGCACAAGGACATCGACGTCCGGGTCCGCGAGGAGGGGTACGCCCGGCACAACTTCTCGGGACTCAACCTGTTCCTGCTAGAGCTGTTCGAGCAGTTCGACGACGTCCTCGGCGTGCGCACGCAGGACTACATGACCGGGTCGAAGCTCGAGATTGAGAACGCCCGCCGCAACTTCCTCAACACCGCGCGGAACAAGACCGCCGAATTAGAGGTAGCCTCTCGGCGCGACGGCGACGACCTGGTGGCCACGGTGACCGTCCGCAACAAGGCCGGGCACCGCTTCCCGTCGGGAGTCGGGTTCCGCCGGGCATTCGTGGAGCTGACGGTGGTCGAGCTGCCGGCGGAGCAGGGGGGCGAAGAGCGGGTGGTGTGGGGATCGGGACGCACCAACTCGGTCGGCGTCCTAGTCGACGGGCGGGGGCGGCCACTCCCCACCGAGCTGTTCGACGAGGACCTGCTCGACAAACAGCGCCACC
Coding sequences within it:
- a CDS encoding cytochrome P460 family protein — translated: MILWLLLAAALQATAGCVERPAANAEKTAAPAAAGLPTPSEISVAAFEAELFAFVKDRRYVELDWKRDKRVRDTGPYIRGVYYGTHPAVRVFYSPEVIAWLEGGREGAIPDGAVIIKEQYPPPAARHAGKSEEELRDSLESWTIMVKDSKGSHDGWFWSNPGAEQEVVDNHQDFSHPISGFGLYCVRCHASTQSPGVAAASPENEFTFSSLRNIAGYDGEPIVFRVDESWRRPTESAPSSEGESGKQMAESTSGSHPSCTRSGGMTPCVPGVNPDFVAFYDGYQSIDRAEVQDLPPTTHDWVAKQEAGEPQQFVTSKQCMSCHAGLMEPYGPTMFVPTGDDHAYGATGRNISPQGEWQWTPMGLAGRDPVFLAQLESEKAMLASEFGKDPDQASRLSCLLEDTCLKCHGAMGRHEFHACGDRQGDTFGLELCEATHDPNSPIGEGDARLGALARDGISCMVCHRMQERPQPEDDDRPYLQYFLETSVTGNLYLGPPDELYGPFKDNEITAYPMQHALGITPKHSGFLQTSRMCGVCHTVTLPAVDAPLGGHAADELNASQVVKEFASFHHHVEQATYLEWLNSGYENEFNTANPDAQTCQDCHMSRGLHDEEQGIAMDSLPTRMAIIQDVTYPDAENLASHKDIDVRVREEGYARHNFSGLNLFLLELFEQFDDVLGVRTQDYMTGSKLEIENARRNFLNTARNKTAELEVASRRDGDDLVATVTVRNKAGHRFPSGVGFRRAFVELTVVELPAEQGGEERVVWGSGRTNSVGVLVDGRGRPLPTELFDEDLLDKQRHQPHHTEITQEDQAQIYESLLCNAEGRFTTSFLRGCETIKDNRLLPKGWTPLGPSPDLTGRYLEATHPKGDAAQDPLYRDGSGADKVTYRVRLPEGVDAERVEVRAALYYQAMPPYFLKNLFDRSPDGPATQRLHFLLSNAKLAGTPIENWKLLIANAVSKPAGE